In Sphingobacterium sp. SRCM116780, the genomic stretch TCCGAATTGCAACTCGTAATTTAGATGCTTCATTGATTAAGACTGTACAAGTGTATCGCGACAAAGGAGAATCAAAAAAAATCGTAGAAGATGAGGAAAAACTACCCATCACCATCAACCTAAAATTTAAGAAAGATTTTCTAAAAGCGAGTTTTGGAAAATTATATGGGAGTGTTGGTACGCGAGATCGGTACGAGGCAGGAGGTTTAGTAAATAGCTTTCGTGATACGTTACAATTAAGTTTTATTGGATTTGGAAATAATATCAATCGTGAAAGTTTTGACTATAATGAACTGAGTCAACATGCTGGACTGGGAAGAGCAGAAAACTATGGTTTCAATGATTTTGGAGGTAGAAACTACGGAGGTAAAGCTAATGATATGGCCGCTGGATTTAACCTCAATAATGATTGGGGACAGAAAACCAAATTAAATGTGATGTATATGCTAAAATATAAGAAAGATGAAAATAGCAATACAGGTAATCAATCAGCTCTATACGATAGTATAGAACAATTTAATGAAAATATATATAACACCCATAATAAGTCTGTTGCGCACAATATTAAAACACTCTTTAGACATCGTATGGATACAACAGCTTATCTAGAGTTTACTCCCAACTTGAATATTTCAAATGGAGATGGTAAAAGTAATAGTTGGATGAAAACATACACAATCGATAAACCCTTAAATAATAACACGAGCACGAATCTGTCAAATAAATTTAGTTTAGATTATTCACATAGTTTCTATATAGAAAAACAATGGAATAAAAACCATATTATTTCTTTACGAAATAATATAAGTATCAATAAAAACAAGAGTGAAGAAACGAATAATCAAATTTCAAATATCTATCAAAATCCAATACCTAATTCCAGTTTATGGGAAAATAAAGTGGAAAATGAAAAATCGAGCACTATAAATCTAAATGTAGGATATAATAATAGAAGCATCGAAAAATTAAATTTCGATTTCTATGTTGCTTATAATTCATCGAAAAACACTCCTTTCGAAACCATATACTTCAATCGTGACAGCACAGGAGCTGTTCATGGAGAGCAATATGAGAACAACTATAGTTATGATTCACAAGAATATATTTCAGGGATAAAATTCTTTTGGAAGCCAATAAAAAATTTAGCAATCAATTTTGGTACAGCATATGCCCTTAAGGATAACCAGTTCGATTTATATAAAATAGATGAACATAAAACAACTTCAAATGGTTATTGGTTACCCAATATTAATATTCGTTTTCAAGAATTTGAATTGTCATGGTCAAAGGATCTTGCTTCGCCCACCACATCCAGAATGCAAACGGTAACGGATGACTTAAATCCATTGATGACAAGGCTATCCTCATTTTTTTATCAGAATGTTCAAAACCAAAGGGCCCGATTCTCCTTTAATAAATATGCACAAAACTATCAAATTGGTTTCTATGCCGACTTAAATTATAAAGATAAAAGTGAAGGTTCTAAAAGTTGGAGAGATGTGACCACAGGTCGTTACACGATACAATCTTTTCAAGCAGGATCTACGACGAATCATAGTATATACTTCTATGGTCGGTATAATTTCAAATCTGGCAAAGATTGGACTTTTTACATTTCTCAAAATAGCAGCTTATATACTTACGAACGATATGCTTCTATCAATGATGTTGATAATAAATTAAGTAATCTGGGAATAAATTTGAAACAAGAATTTTCTGTTACTTGGAAAAACCTGATCGGATTTTCACCTAAATATGAATATAGTTGGAACAAAGCCATGAATTCTGTACAAAACAATCCCAATTTTATTGAAAGTTCTTATGAAACACATAAAATCGGTGCTGGATTAAATATCAATCCGATAAAAGGATTCTCTTTAGAAACTTCTTATTCCTTAGAAAATAGAGCAAGTGGCTTAAGTGAAAGACAAAATTACCATATCTTAAATTCGTCTCTCTACTATACATTAAAGAATAATTCTCAAATCAAGTTAACTGGTTTTGATATTTTAAATCAGAATACCCAAAATTACTGGGGTACCTATGGAAATACAACTTATTACCACGATTCCATTACCCTTCGGCAATACTTTTTGCTTGGATACATTTATAAATTCAAGATTACGACACTGAAAAAATAAACAAAACAGGCTTATTGATTGTTGAGACTGTAGAAATTAAATTTAATATGGCATTTGTAGATTACTATCAAGTACTTGGCATTAACAAAACAGCATCTTCTGATGATGTAAAAAAAGCATATCGCAAATTAGCTCGAAAATATCATCCTGATCTGAATCCCAGTGATGAAGCAGCGAAGCAGAAGTTTCAGGAGATAAACGAAGCGAATGAGGTGCTTTCAGATCCTGATAAACGGAAGAAATATGATCAATATGGTGAAAATTGGCAACATGGAGAGGAGTATGAAAAAGCGCAGCAACAGCATCGCCAATCTGGAGGAAATCCATTTGGTGGATCACAAAGCTATTCGGGAAATTTTGATGACGGTCAGTTTTCGGATTTCTTTGAACAGATGTTCGGAAGCCGTACTGGAGGTGGAAGACAGAGCAATTTTCGTGGACAGGACTTCAATGCAGAACTGGAACTAACACAGCAACAGGCTTATATAACGCACTCCCAGACATTTACTATAAACGGTAAAAATATACGGATCACCATCAATGCAGGTGTAGAAGATGGTCAAAAAATAAAGCTTAAAGGTCTTGGAAGCGATGGCGTTAATGGAGGTCCTA encodes the following:
- a CDS encoding carboxypeptidase-like regulatory domain-containing protein, coding for MKLYLLAIFSLCINFAFSQNTGSLKGTVLDSYHKPLEKATVSILVKQDSSLLLYALTNEKGEFSLVKLPTNKDLILYISHINSDNFHQIIRLAPDEKRQIDSILMEGKQLDEVVIAIAPPVRMNKDTLEYNTDYFKTRPNANAEELLKQLPGLQINMDGTIYYEGKEVSQVKVNGKDFFASDLRIATRNLDASLIKTVQVYRDKGESKKIVEDEEKLPITINLKFKKDFLKASFGKLYGSVGTRDRYEAGGLVNSFRDTLQLSFIGFGNNINRESFDYNELSQHAGLGRAENYGFNDFGGRNYGGKANDMAAGFNLNNDWGQKTKLNVMYMLKYKKDENSNTGNQSALYDSIEQFNENIYNTHNKSVAHNIKTLFRHRMDTTAYLEFTPNLNISNGDGKSNSWMKTYTIDKPLNNNTSTNLSNKFSLDYSHSFYIEKQWNKNHIISLRNNISINKNKSEETNNQISNIYQNPIPNSSLWENKVENEKSSTINLNVGYNNRSIEKLNFDFYVAYNSSKNTPFETIYFNRDSTGAVHGEQYENNYSYDSQEYISGIKFFWKPIKNLAINFGTAYALKDNQFDLYKIDEHKTTSNGYWLPNINIRFQEFELSWSKDLASPTTSRMQTVTDDLNPLMTRLSSFFYQNVQNQRARFSFNKYAQNYQIGFYADLNYKDKSEGSKSWRDVTTGRYTIQSFQAGSTTNHSIYFYGRYNFKSGKDWTFYISQNSSLYTYERYASINDVDNKLSNLGINLKQEFSVTWKNLIGFSPKYEYSWNKAMNSVQNNPNFIESSYETHKIGAGLNINPIKGFSLETSYSLENRASGLSERQNYHILNSSLYYTLKNNSQIKLTGFDILNQNTQNYWGTYGNTTYYHDSITLRQYFLLGYIYKFKITTLKK
- a CDS encoding DnaJ C-terminal domain-containing protein, which translates into the protein MAFVDYYQVLGINKTASSDDVKKAYRKLARKYHPDLNPSDEAAKQKFQEINEANEVLSDPDKRKKYDQYGENWQHGEEYEKAQQQHRQSGGNPFGGSQSYSGNFDDGQFSDFFEQMFGSRTGGGRQSNFRGQDFNAELELTQQQAYITHSQTFTINGKNIRITINAGVEDGQKIKLKGLGSDGVNGGPKGDLYITFHIQPDPKFKRQGNDLYSSLDINLYTAILGGEAVIDTYGGKIKLKIKPETQNNTKVRLKGKGFPIYKKEGEFGDLYVSMNIKIPTNLSDKEKDLFKQLADLKK